The window ATTACCCGCCGTCGCTGCTTGTAAAATAATCAATGCAGGCCCTGTCATTACTAAAGTAGAAGAGATGAGCCCCGCTGAAACCGCTTGGCCCGTTAAATCCTGAAAAGCCGTCTTTTTTTTATTCCCTCTAAATGAATCGTCTCGAATATCTACACGCCGTCTTGGCTCCCCCATGTTTGCCCCCATATGTTAGATAAGTTTGTAGCATTAAACACTTTTTTATCTACTGCCTATATTAGCGAAGTTTGGATTAAAAACAATAAATTTAGCAAATTTAGTAAGAGCTTTTCAGTCCAAACCCCGCATACATTGGAAGGCATTTGCCAAAAATAACTCTATGCTAATTGTGATGGAGGGAATAGGGATGGACAATACACATGAATTTGTGGAAAAGCTTCATGAGAAGCAACGGAAAGATGAAGAAAATAAAAAACGTCAGGGAAAGGGAAATCCAAGCAGGGAGCTCCCGAATAAACAGCACTGAGTAGAATTAAAA is drawn from Bacillus sp. FJAT-18017 and contains these coding sequences:
- a CDS encoding DUF4023 domain-containing protein, which translates into the protein MDNTHEFVEKLHEKQRKDEENKKRQGKGNPSRELPNKQH